In Trifolium pratense cultivar HEN17-A07 linkage group LG7, ARS_RC_1.1, whole genome shotgun sequence, a genomic segment contains:
- the LOC123896348 gene encoding BTB/POZ domain-containing protein At5g03250-like: MTENYGEDNLIGHTETFLNEVYSNWSDSIKALETCEEVQTFAEDLHIVSRCIDSLAMKACSDPNMFNWSEVGHNCAQNEAEHVGDNWWYYDVSLLSLPLYKRLILAIESKGMKSETVAASLIYYLRRFLPLMNRQSSFKDTNHATIPTTSEADQRGLLEEIVELIPNKRGVTSSKHLLRLLRTAMILHASPSCRENLEKRVGSQLDQASLVDLLIPNMGYSVETLYDIDCIQRILEHFMSIYQPASVAASPCITEIGTLIAGADTLTPMTMVANLIDGYLSEVASDANLNLSKFQALAAAIPDYARPLDDGIYHAIDVYLKAHTWLRDSEREQLCRLMNCQKLSLEASSHVAQNERLPLRVIVQVLFFEQLRLRTSISGWFFVSENLDNSQNPSGNLGFSKSSQKDSTEIAENVRERLLELEKECSCIRKELQKLNKTKKSWSIFPKRFGFRRKSDYSNPNESNNVNSSSP; the protein is encoded by the exons ATGACTGAAAACTACGGCGAAGACAATCTTATTGGACACACAGAAACTTTCCTCAATGAAGTTTATAGCAATTGGTCAGATTCCATTAAAGCTCTTGAAACATGTGAGGAAGTGCAAACCTTTGCAGAAGACCTTCATATTGTTTCAAGATGCATTGATTCTTTGGCTATGAAGGCTTGTTCAGATCCAAATATGTTCAATTGGTCGGAAGTTGGTCATAATTGCGCGCAAAATGAAGCGGAACATGTTGGAGATAATTGGTGGTATTATGATGTATCTTTGTTGAGTCTACCACTATATAAAAGATTGATTTTAGCTATTGAGTCAAAAGGAATGAAATCTGAAACTGTTGCTGCATCTCTTATATATTATCTAAGAAGGTTTCTTCCCTTAATGAATAGACAATCAAGTTTTAAGGATACAAATCATGCAACAATTCCTACGACTTCTGAAGCTGATCAAAGGGGTTTATTAGAAGAAATTGTTGAGTTGATTCCTAATAAGAGAGGTGTAACATCTTCTAAGCATCTCCTTCGGTTGCTTCGAACTGCGATGATATTACATGCAAGTCCATCATGTagagaaaatttagagaaaagGGTAGGTTCTCAATTAGACCAAGCTTCACTTGTGGATCTTCTCATTCCAAATATGGGTTACTCAGTCGAGACGCTTTATGACATAGATTGTATTCAAAGGATTCTCGAACATTTTATGTCTATTTATCAACCGGCGTCAGTAGCAGCTTCTCCCTGCATAACTGAAATTGGAACATTAATAGCCGGAGCTGATACGTTGACACCGATGACAATGGTCGCTAATTTGATAGATGGATATCTCTCTGAAGTTGCTTCAGATGCTAATCTAAACTTGTCAAAGTTTCAGGCACTTGCTGCTGCAATTCCAGATTATGCTAGACCCCTTGATGATGGTATATACCATGCAATTGATGTATACCTTAAG GCACATACATGGTTGAGAGATTCTGAAAGGGAGCAACTATGTAGACTCATGAATTGCCAAAAACTTTCATTGGAAGCAAGCTCTCATGTAGCACAAAATGAAAGATTACCTCTCAGAGTAATAGTTCAAGTCTTATTTTTCGAACAACTTAGACTTCGTACATCGATATCTGGTTGGTTCTTTGTTTCTGAAAATCTTGACAACTCACAAAATCCAAGTGGAAATCTTGGTTTTTCAAAGAGTTCTCAAAAGGATTCCACAGAGATAGCTGAAAACGTGAGGGAGCGTCTTTTAGAGTTGGAAAAAGAGTGTTCGTGCATTCGAAAAGAGTTGCAGAAGCTAAATAAAACAAAGAAGAGTTGGAGTATTTTTCCAAAAAGATTTGGATTTAGAAGAAAGTCAGATTATTCCAATCCtaatgaatcaaataatgtaaaTTCATCATCACCATGA
- the LOC123899561 gene encoding protein PLASTID TRANSCRIPTIONALLY ACTIVE 12, chloroplastic — protein sequence MSSIQANLVPNFSFNHFQTSSYLVGVGNLQCRVGFRKSRRKLPSYSCIRCEKKDEVNKVNKDEKKKDEEKKNVIDYVTVERPPYYSYMDSSSGRLEPASGARSTIPDAQYWPEGTAEQVRAARAPAPMGESLGSPSYGSNPGSRRKSYKTSASGSSSEVNVEGNVEDNGELIDAGFPEVVVEPQDSEEVSSDYVVYQSEPEEEESGYKLDKKFGLPHPFIDPDVKKPIEGTLTSDELWWNWRKPENDHWSRWQRRRPDTETVFLKAMAETGQVKIYGEEPTLTETALYRARRHIYKEERLEAEQENLERIGPIAYYSEWVKAWKKDTSREAIQKHFEETGEDETTQLIEMFSHQTDREYRVMMGTDARIRRDPLAMRMREDQIKQIWGGDPVYPTVNYIQDPDEVIDYRGADFHEPTPNMESFLKEHGKMISREEMDVLLEKQRTEQIEVADIDEAMAKAVDIGENEDEEDSDTDAEVVVGEEEVEAKAKAEGDEEEEEDESKMSRNWSVLKSTPQLRKSKPKPKKEGPMTLDEAVGDSANLTDFLLDFEEEEE from the exons ATGTCTTCAATTCAAGCCAATCTTGTGCCCAACTTTTCCTTCAACCATTTCCAG ACATCATCATACCTAGTGGGAGTTGGCAATTTACAATGTAGAGTTGGTTTCAGAAAATCAAGAAGGAAGTTACCTTCCTATAGTTGCATTAGGTGTGAAAAGAAAGATGAAGTAAACAAAGtaaacaaagatgaaaaaaagaaagatgaagaaaagaaGAACGTTATTGATTATGTGACAGTTGAACGTCCACCTTACTATAGTTACATGGATTCCAGTTCTGGTCGGCTTGAGCCTGCCTCTGGTGCTAGGTCAACTATTCCTGATGCTCAGTATTGGCCTGAAGGAACTGCTGAGCAAGTTAGGGCTGCTAGGGCACCTGCTCCGATGGGCGAATCGTTAGGATCTCCGTCGTATGGTAGTAACCCTGGTAGTAGGAGGAAGAGTTATAAAACATCGGCTTCTGGTTCTTCCTCTGAGGTCAATGTTGAAGGCAATGTTGAGGACAATGGTGAATTGATTGACGCTGGTTTTCCGGAGGTTGTGGTTGAACCTCAAGATTCTGAGGAGGTCTCCTCTGACTATGTTGTTTATCAGTCTGAGCCTGAAGAAGAAGAGTCTGGGTACAAACTCGATAAGAAATTTGGACTTCCTCACCCGTTTATTGATCCAGATGTTAAAAAGCCGATAGAGGGGACACTTACGAGTGATGAACTGTGGTGGAATTGGAGAAAGCCAGAGAATGATCATTGGTCCAGATGGCAGAGGAGGAGACCTGACACTGAAACG GTTTTCCTGAAAGCCATGGCAGAAACTGGGCAAGTAAAGATTTATGGTGAAGAACCAACATTAACAGAAACTGCTCTTTACCGAGCTCGGCGCCATATTTATAAGGAAGAAAG GCTTGAGGCTGAACAAGAGAACCTGGAAAGGATCGGTCCAATTGCATACTATTCAGAATGGGTAAAGGCATGGAAGAAAGACACGTCTCGGGAAGCTATTCAGAAGCATTTCGAAGAGACTGGTGAAGATGAAACAACTCAACTAATTGAAATGTTTTCCCACCAAACTGACCGAGAGTATCGCGTAATGATGGGAACTGATGCTCGCATTCGGAGGGATCCTTTAGCAATGCGAATGAGGGAGGATCAGATAAAGCAAA TATGGGGTGGAGATCCAGTTTACCCAACTGTGAACTATATTCAAGATCCAGATGAAGTGATTGACTACAGGGGGGCAGATTTTCATGAACCAACGCCAAATATGGAGTCTTTTCTGAAAGAG CATGGAAAAATGATTTCAAGGGAGGAGATGGATGTGCTTCTGGAAAAACAAAGGACTGAACAAATTGAG GTTGCAGACATTGATGAAGCTATGGCTAAAGCAGTCGATATTGGTGAAAATGAA GATGAAGAGGATAGTGATACTGATGCTGAAGTTGTAGTGGGAGAGGAAGAGGTAGAGGCAAAGGCAAAGGCAGAGGGAgatgaagaggaagaggaagatGAATCAAAGATGAGTCGTAATTGGAGTGTTTTGAAAAGTACTCCCCAGCTTCGCAAATCAAAG CCAAAACCAAAGAAAGAGGGTCCTATGACACTGGATGAGGCTGTAGGTGATTCTGCAAACCTTACTGATTTTCTCTTGgattttgaagaagaagaagaatga